Proteins encoded in a region of the Polynucleobacter antarcticus genome:
- a CDS encoding rhodanese-like domain-containing protein — protein MKLKLGYQELIAQAVAEIETIPLGQAEAMLGDENTVFVDIRDVRELEREGMIPDAFHAPRGMLEFWVDPDSPYYKPIFGEGKRLVLYCASAWRSALATQTLQKMGVPGVCQLEGGFSAWKKAALPVAEKQSKPHSV, from the coding sequence ATGAAGCTGAAATTGGGTTACCAAGAGCTGATTGCACAAGCAGTCGCTGAAATTGAAACTATTCCTTTGGGGCAGGCCGAAGCCATGCTGGGTGACGAAAATACAGTTTTTGTGGATATTCGGGATGTCAGAGAATTAGAGCGAGAAGGGATGATTCCTGATGCCTTTCACGCACCGCGCGGCATGTTGGAGTTTTGGGTAGATCCCGATAGCCCGTATTACAAGCCTATTTTTGGGGAAGGCAAGCGTTTGGTGCTGTATTGCGCCTCAGCATGGCGCTCTGCTTTAGCAACCCAAACCCTCCAAAAGATGGGGGTTCCAGGAGTGTGTCAATTAGAGGGTGGATTTAGTGCTTGGAAAAAAGCGGCATTACCGGTGGCTGAGAAGCAGTCCAAGCCCCATTCTGTATAA
- the miaB gene encoding tRNA (N6-isopentenyl adenosine(37)-C2)-methylthiotransferase MiaB → MKKLYIKTFGCQMNEYDSGKMADLLHANDGMEITLTPEDADVVLLNTCSIREKAEDKVFSDLGRLRELKKIKPDLLIGVGGCVASQEGQQIISRAPYVDMVFGPQTLHRLSDLIAQRRETGRPQVDISFPEIEKFDHLPASRQTRGSAFVSIMEGCSKYCSYCVVPYTRGEEVSRPFDDVLTEVAGLANQGVQEIVLLGQNVNAYLGKMGDTEEIADFALLIEYIAEIPGVERIRFTTSHPKEFTQRLIDVYSKVPKLVSHLHLPVQHASDSVLSAMKRGYTALEYKSIIRKMRAVRPDLTLSSDFIVGFPGETDADFAKLLDMVKELNFDNSFCFIFSPRPGTPAANLSDDTPYEVKLKRLQTLLALVESQANLISQKMLGNTESVLIEGLAKDGINLQGRAANNRVIHFTAPESEIESLIGQMVDIRITEVLNYTLRGELIPAYTH, encoded by the coding sequence ATGAAAAAGCTCTATATCAAAACCTTTGGCTGCCAAATGAACGAGTATGACTCGGGCAAGATGGCAGACCTTTTACATGCTAACGACGGCATGGAAATCACCCTTACTCCAGAAGATGCAGATGTTGTACTACTCAATACCTGCTCTATTCGTGAAAAAGCAGAGGATAAAGTGTTCTCTGACTTGGGCCGCTTACGTGAGCTTAAAAAAATCAAGCCGGATTTATTAATCGGTGTTGGCGGTTGTGTTGCCAGCCAAGAAGGTCAACAAATTATCAGTCGCGCGCCCTATGTCGACATGGTCTTTGGCCCCCAAACCTTACATCGACTCTCTGATCTGATTGCGCAGCGCCGAGAGACCGGCAGACCTCAGGTAGATATTTCTTTTCCGGAAATTGAAAAGTTTGATCATCTGCCAGCATCACGCCAAACCCGCGGCTCTGCCTTTGTTTCCATCATGGAAGGTTGCTCAAAGTACTGCAGCTACTGCGTTGTTCCTTACACGCGCGGTGAAGAGGTATCACGTCCGTTTGATGATGTACTCACAGAAGTCGCTGGCCTTGCAAACCAAGGGGTACAAGAAATTGTCTTACTGGGTCAAAACGTCAATGCCTATCTTGGCAAGATGGGTGACACAGAAGAGATTGCTGACTTTGCATTACTCATTGAATACATCGCCGAGATACCCGGAGTAGAGCGAATTCGTTTCACTACCAGCCATCCAAAAGAATTTACGCAGCGTTTGATTGATGTTTACTCCAAAGTACCTAAGCTAGTCAGTCATCTCCATCTACCCGTGCAGCACGCATCGGACTCCGTCTTATCGGCAATGAAGCGTGGATATACGGCACTAGAATACAAAAGCATTATTCGCAAGATGCGCGCAGTGCGCCCTGACCTTACTCTGTCGAGTGACTTTATTGTGGGCTTCCCCGGTGAAACCGATGCGGACTTTGCCAAACTATTAGACATGGTGAAGGAGCTCAACTTTGATAATAGCTTTTGCTTTATTTTTAGCCCGCGCCCTGGAACACCCGCAGCCAATTTAAGTGACGATACACCTTACGAGGTCAAACTGAAACGGCTACAAACATTACTTGCCCTCGTGGAATCTCAAGCCAATCTCATTAGTCAGAAAATGCTAGGCAATACTGAAAGCGTCCTAATAGAAGGCTTGGCAAAGGATGGCATCAATCTTCAAGGTCGAGCTGCCAATAACCGCGTCATTCACTTCACCGCACCAGAGTCAGAAATAGAGTCTTTAATCGGGCAAATGGTGGATATTCGTATTACTGAAGTGCTTAATTACACTCTTCGCGGCGAATTGATTCCCGCCTATACCCACTAA
- the ybeY gene encoding rRNA maturation RNase YbeY — protein sequence MASTLAIDIQYASPAIEKNIKSIVSSITIKKWVKETTQHSGSLTLRFVNQAEGKKLNAAFRKKDAATNVLTFPYELTKKTVAADIIFCFPVIQKEAREQGKTVKAHLAHLVVHGCLHAQGFDHEIEKEAKKMENREIALLKLLGFTNPY from the coding sequence ATGGCCAGCACCTTAGCAATTGATATTCAATATGCCAGTCCAGCGATTGAAAAAAACATCAAGTCTATTGTCTCGTCTATCACCATCAAAAAATGGGTGAAAGAAACGACGCAGCATAGCGGCTCTTTAACGCTACGCTTTGTGAATCAAGCGGAAGGTAAAAAACTCAATGCTGCTTTTCGTAAGAAAGATGCGGCGACCAATGTGCTAACTTTTCCTTACGAGCTCACCAAAAAAACGGTAGCTGCAGACATCATTTTTTGCTTTCCCGTCATCCAAAAAGAAGCTCGCGAGCAAGGAAAAACTGTCAAAGCCCATTTAGCGCATCTTGTTGTCCATGGTTGCCTTCACGCCCAAGGCTTTGACCACGAGATCGAAAAAGAGGCAAAAAAGATGGAAAACCGAGAAATTGCCCTCCTCAAGCTGCTAGGTTTTACAAACCCCTATTAA
- a CDS encoding HlyC/CorC family transporter: MPDPEKSLLERLAGFLTPQPTSASERRQELIETLREAQTEGLIDADALSMIEGVFQVGQLCARDILVPRTQIDWIDINLPLSDIIKNVITAAHSRFPVFEGTRDNVIGTLLAKDLLRHVTEKDFQVRDWLRPAVFIPESKRLSVLLRDFKDNRNHLAIVVDEYSGVAGIITIEDVLEQIVGDIEDEHDVDEEADNLITLDNGDIRVKGITELDQFNESLGTTFDVDGIETIAGLVIQHLGRVPKIGERIHLENIEFEIQRADPRQIHILLARQVPKNPD, translated from the coding sequence ATGCCTGACCCCGAAAAATCCCTTTTAGAACGCTTGGCCGGTTTTTTAACGCCACAACCCACTAGTGCTTCAGAGCGTCGTCAAGAGCTAATAGAAACTCTGAGAGAGGCCCAGACTGAAGGTCTGATTGATGCCGACGCCTTATCGATGATTGAGGGCGTGTTTCAGGTAGGTCAATTGTGCGCACGCGATATCTTGGTGCCCCGTACCCAAATTGACTGGATTGATATCAACCTCCCTTTATCAGACATCATCAAAAATGTCATTACTGCAGCGCACTCACGCTTTCCTGTTTTTGAAGGCACGCGCGATAACGTCATTGGCACTTTGTTGGCAAAAGATTTATTACGTCATGTCACTGAAAAAGATTTTCAAGTGCGAGACTGGTTACGACCTGCCGTCTTTATTCCTGAGTCAAAGCGCTTGAGTGTTTTATTGCGTGACTTTAAAGACAACCGCAACCATTTAGCAATTGTGGTGGATGAATATAGCGGCGTTGCCGGAATCATTACGATTGAAGATGTTCTAGAACAAATTGTGGGTGATATTGAAGATGAACATGATGTTGATGAAGAAGCCGATAACCTCATTACCTTAGATAACGGTGATATTCGGGTTAAAGGGATTACTGAGTTAGATCAATTCAATGAATCTCTCGGTACGACATTTGATGTAGATGGCATTGAAACAATTGCAGGCTTAGTGATTCAGCATCTCGGTCGAGTCCCAAAAATTGGTGAGCGCATCCATCTAGAAAATATTGAATTTGAAATACAACGGGCTGACCCTAGACAGATTCACATCCTGCTCGCGCGCCAAGTTCCCAAAAATCCTGACTGA
- the lnt gene encoding apolipoprotein N-acyltransferase encodes MLRLPRGIGLSALFILGAILAALAELPYGGWIQIPILSVVWWQMHQYQAASIKGQFLLGLSFGLGYFVLGLWWIYISLHDVGGMHPIVSGLAVFLLAAGMALFFSSACLFIYLRQRSRLTGLVLASCWVIVEYLRSVVLTGFPWMGFAEAQFNGPFAPIAPFFGGLACTFLVIWISWEIFQLKKTAIFSGACIILTVSISQLAGLWVFTKPIGEPLSIRLIQGNFEQKLKFNTQAIQEQFIFYTNAIQAQQADLIITPETAYPWPQSNLPTGLLTSLQNFSTNTASHVLLGLIGEVNTASGMQYANRALGLSPKAPDYQYDKSHLVPFGEFIPPGFHWFVNAFHVPMSDFARGKIEQAPFSITRLGQDTIYAAITICYEDVFGGELASRIRNSSQPVNLLVNMTNLAWFGHSQAPTQQLRLSQLRSLETGLPALRATNTGVTAVLGPDGKVQADLTQFTQGTLSSTVQAYSGKTPYVTWGDVPILSLSCILLILGWIRQRRI; translated from the coding sequence ATGCTAAGACTTCCTCGTGGCATCGGCCTATCTGCCTTATTTATTCTGGGGGCGATCCTCGCTGCGCTAGCAGAGTTGCCCTATGGCGGTTGGATACAGATTCCCATACTGAGTGTGGTTTGGTGGCAAATGCATCAATACCAGGCAGCATCTATCAAGGGTCAGTTTTTACTTGGCTTATCTTTTGGATTAGGTTACTTTGTTTTAGGTTTGTGGTGGATCTACATTAGCCTTCATGATGTGGGTGGCATGCATCCGATTGTTTCTGGCCTCGCTGTTTTTTTACTGGCAGCGGGTATGGCTTTATTTTTTTCAAGCGCCTGTCTCTTTATTTATTTACGCCAGCGTAGTCGTCTGACAGGTTTGGTTCTGGCATCGTGCTGGGTAATCGTAGAATACCTACGCAGCGTTGTTCTCACTGGCTTTCCGTGGATGGGTTTTGCCGAAGCGCAGTTCAACGGCCCTTTCGCACCGATTGCGCCATTTTTTGGTGGCCTTGCGTGTACCTTTCTCGTGATTTGGATTTCTTGGGAAATATTTCAACTGAAAAAGACTGCTATTTTTAGCGGTGCATGCATTATTTTGACGGTCAGCATTTCTCAGCTCGCAGGCTTATGGGTTTTTACAAAACCGATCGGTGAGCCGCTAAGCATTCGCTTGATTCAGGGTAATTTTGAACAAAAACTGAAATTTAATACTCAAGCAATTCAAGAGCAATTTATTTTTTACACCAATGCAATACAAGCTCAGCAGGCTGATCTCATCATTACTCCAGAGACTGCCTACCCTTGGCCTCAGAGTAATCTTCCGACTGGCTTATTGACATCACTCCAAAATTTTTCTACCAACACTGCAAGTCACGTATTGCTTGGCTTGATCGGTGAAGTCAACACAGCCTCAGGCATGCAATACGCCAATCGGGCTTTGGGACTTTCTCCTAAGGCACCTGACTACCAATACGATAAATCTCACCTCGTGCCGTTTGGGGAATTTATTCCGCCAGGCTTTCATTGGTTTGTGAATGCCTTCCATGTACCCATGAGTGATTTTGCAAGAGGCAAAATAGAACAAGCCCCATTTAGCATTACGCGCTTGGGACAAGACACGATTTATGCAGCCATCACCATTTGCTATGAAGATGTCTTCGGTGGTGAATTAGCCTCCAGAATCCGCAACAGTAGTCAACCAGTCAATCTTCTCGTCAATATGACTAACCTGGCTTGGTTTGGGCATTCTCAAGCGCCAACACAGCAGTTGAGACTTTCACAATTACGCTCACTGGAAACGGGCTTACCTGCCCTGCGCGCTACCAATACAGGAGTCACTGCAGTATTGGGGCCCGATGGCAAAGTGCAGGCTGATCTAACGCAATTTACTCAGGGCACCTTAAGCTCCACAGTGCAGGCCTACTCAGGCAAAACCCCTTATGTCACCTGGGGAGATGTGCCGATTCTGAGTCTTTCTTGCATACTCCTCATCTTAGGCTGGATTCGTCAAAGACGCATTTAA
- the glyQ gene encoding glycine--tRNA ligase subunit alpha, whose amino-acid sequence MLTFQQIILTLQNYWDQQGCALLQPIDLEVGAGTSHTATFLRAIGPEPWKAAYVQPSRRPKDGRYGENPNRLQHYYQFQVVLKPAPENILELYLGSLTALGLDLQKNDVRFVEDDWENPTLGAWGLGWEVWLNGMEVTQFTYFQQVGGLDCKPVLGEITYGIERLAMYIQNCSNVYDLVWADGISYGDVYHQNEVEQSCYNFEHSNTDLLFANFTNYENEAKRLMEVPLALPAYEMVLKAGHTFNLLDARGAISVTERAAYIGRIRNLSRAVAQAYFESREKLGFPMCHRLSPA is encoded by the coding sequence ATGCTTACTTTTCAGCAAATCATTCTTACACTTCAGAATTATTGGGACCAACAAGGTTGCGCCCTTTTGCAACCTATCGACCTCGAGGTCGGAGCGGGTACATCCCATACAGCAACTTTCTTGAGGGCAATTGGGCCTGAGCCATGGAAAGCGGCTTATGTTCAACCCTCGCGTAGACCCAAAGATGGGCGCTATGGAGAAAACCCCAATCGCCTTCAGCACTATTACCAGTTTCAAGTAGTACTCAAGCCGGCACCAGAAAATATCCTAGAACTCTATTTAGGCTCGCTGACTGCATTGGGCTTAGATCTACAAAAAAATGATGTGCGCTTTGTGGAAGACGACTGGGAAAACCCAACCCTAGGGGCCTGGGGTCTGGGCTGGGAAGTTTGGCTTAACGGCATGGAAGTTACGCAGTTCACTTATTTCCAACAAGTGGGTGGCCTTGATTGCAAACCCGTTTTAGGTGAGATCACCTACGGTATTGAGCGCCTTGCGATGTATATCCAAAATTGCTCTAACGTGTACGACCTTGTTTGGGCGGATGGCATTTCTTACGGTGACGTGTATCACCAGAATGAGGTGGAGCAATCCTGTTACAACTTTGAACATTCCAATACCGACTTGCTCTTTGCCAATTTCACCAATTATGAAAATGAAGCGAAGCGCTTGATGGAAGTTCCTTTAGCGCTACCAGCCTATGAGATGGTGCTCAAGGCAGGACATACTTTTAATTTATTAGATGCTCGTGGAGCTATTTCAGTAACAGAGCGTGCCGCCTATATTGGCCGCATTCGTAATCTTTCTCGTGCTGTAGCGCAGGCTTACTTTGAATCCAGAGAGAAGTTGGGATTCCCGATGTGCCACCGCCTCTCTCCAGCGTGA
- the glyS gene encoding glycine--tRNA ligase subunit beta translates to MNISNTSVQSNHLLIEIFTEELPPKSLRRLGEAFSDGIEASLKAAGLLSEESITTGFATPRRLAVHITDVLSHAPDFPVREKLLPTSIAFDSDGKPTAPLLKKLGSLGYADIDLSTLEKSGEGKNEALYLNVIAKGAILESSAQHALEQTLNKLPIAKMMHYQVLQKNGQLADVQFARPVHRIIALYGSQILKLNALGIDASNTTEGHRFLASGEVRVDSAEQYESHLTKQAKVLPSFNKRHEYVKSALLKAAGNDLVLMPDSLLDEVTALVEWPAIYECHFDPEFLEVPQECLVLTMQTNQKYFALTDKQGKLRHRFLIVSNIVTDTPEAIISGNERVVRPRLSDARFFFQQDQKRSLGSRVVDLGKVVYHNQLGNQLDRTRRVQAIASGIAKVLSVDEALASRAAEIAKTDLLTDMVGEFPELQGIMGRYYATHDGENTEVAAACSEHYMPRFAGDTLPQTQTGTILAIADKLETLVGIWGVGLAPTGDKDPYALRRHALGICRLLLEKKLALSLPDLIDLARKQFLQKEVQEKAKAEDIYAFIIDRLRAYLRDQSVAGKPFTSEEIEAVLSQSPAQLNDVIDRLTALRQFNALAEAAQLAAANKRISNILKKNLTAIPVTCSSKLLQVPAEIALHEALEKLIPTLTATYEQGQFVAFLQALVALSSPIDQFFANVMVMDPNPELRDNRLALLQQLHQKMNLIADLGKLA, encoded by the coding sequence ATGAATATATCAAACACCTCGGTTCAATCAAATCATCTCTTGATTGAAATCTTTACAGAAGAGCTCCCACCAAAATCATTACGTCGTCTTGGTGAAGCTTTTAGTGATGGTATTGAGGCAAGCCTTAAAGCAGCTGGCCTACTGAGTGAAGAGTCAATCACTACTGGATTTGCAACACCGCGCCGACTGGCAGTCCACATTACTGATGTTCTGAGTCATGCTCCAGACTTTCCCGTACGTGAAAAGCTATTGCCTACCAGTATTGCATTTGATTCAGATGGAAAACCTACGGCACCCTTACTCAAGAAATTAGGCTCTTTAGGTTACGCTGATATTGACCTCTCGACCCTAGAAAAATCAGGTGAAGGTAAAAACGAAGCGCTTTATCTAAATGTAATTGCCAAAGGTGCAATATTAGAGTCGTCTGCTCAACACGCACTAGAACAGACTCTCAATAAATTACCCATCGCTAAAATGATGCACTACCAAGTGCTCCAAAAAAATGGTCAATTAGCTGATGTGCAATTTGCACGCCCAGTACATCGCATTATTGCTCTATATGGTAGTCAAATTCTCAAGTTAAATGCACTTGGTATTGATGCTAGCAACACCACTGAAGGACATCGCTTTTTGGCGTCAGGTGAAGTGCGTGTCGATTCAGCAGAGCAATATGAGTCTCATCTCACTAAGCAAGCTAAGGTACTGCCCAGCTTTAATAAGCGCCATGAGTACGTCAAATCAGCCTTGTTAAAAGCGGCGGGTAATGACTTAGTTCTTATGCCTGATAGCTTGTTAGATGAAGTCACCGCCCTAGTAGAGTGGCCAGCGATTTATGAGTGTCATTTTGACCCAGAGTTCTTAGAAGTCCCGCAAGAATGTTTGGTTTTGACTATGCAGACCAATCAGAAATACTTTGCTTTAACTGATAAGCAAGGTAAGTTACGTCATCGCTTCTTAATTGTGTCCAATATTGTTACCGATACCCCTGAAGCGATTATCTCAGGTAATGAACGGGTTGTGCGTCCACGCTTATCCGATGCGCGCTTCTTCTTTCAACAAGATCAAAAGCGATCCTTAGGATCTCGTGTTGTTGATCTTGGCAAAGTGGTTTATCACAATCAACTAGGCAACCAACTCGACCGAACTCGGCGCGTTCAAGCGATTGCTTCAGGCATTGCTAAAGTTTTATCAGTAGATGAAGCGCTGGCTAGTCGCGCTGCTGAAATTGCTAAAACAGATTTACTCACTGATATGGTTGGCGAGTTTCCAGAACTGCAAGGCATTATGGGGCGCTACTATGCGACTCACGATGGCGAGAATACAGAAGTGGCTGCAGCTTGCAGTGAGCACTACATGCCGCGTTTTGCTGGCGATACCTTGCCACAAACCCAAACTGGCACGATCTTAGCGATTGCTGACAAACTTGAAACGCTCGTTGGCATTTGGGGGGTTGGGCTAGCCCCTACCGGCGATAAGGACCCCTATGCACTGCGTCGCCATGCTTTAGGTATTTGCCGTCTTTTATTAGAGAAAAAGCTTGCACTCAGTTTGCCCGATTTAATTGACTTAGCTCGCAAACAATTTCTACAAAAAGAAGTTCAAGAAAAAGCTAAAGCGGAAGATATTTACGCCTTCATTATTGATCGTCTCCGCGCCTATCTGCGCGATCAATCTGTTGCCGGAAAGCCGTTTACTAGCGAAGAAATTGAGGCAGTACTGAGTCAATCTCCTGCACAACTTAATGATGTGATTGATCGTTTAACTGCATTGCGTCAATTTAATGCCTTAGCAGAAGCAGCTCAACTTGCCGCCGCTAACAAACGTATTAGCAATATTCTGAAAAAGAATCTGACTGCTATTCCAGTGACTTGTTCTAGCAAGCTCTTACAAGTTCCCGCTGAAATTGCCCTGCATGAGGCACTCGAAAAACTCATACCAACACTGACTGCGACTTATGAGCAAGGCCAGTTTGTCGCTTTCTTACAAGCCTTAGTGGCGTTAAGTAGTCCGATTGATCAATTCTTTGCGAATGTGATGGTGATGGATCCCAATCCAGAATTACGTGATAACCGCCTTGCGCTCTTGCAACAACTTCACCAGAAAATGAACCTCATTGCCGATCTCGGCAAATTAGCATGA
- the gmhB gene encoding D-glycero-beta-D-manno-heptose 1,7-bisphosphate 7-phosphatase — MSISSSKLIILDRDGVINEDRDDYVKSIHEWVPLPGSLEAIALLNQAGYQIAVATNQSGLARGYFNINDLHAMHSKMDKLLQPLGGHIDSIFFCPHSDAHACDCRKPLPGMMKEIALRYKKNDSTTPLLGIPIVGDSLRDLQAGIALGASPHLVLTGKGRKTLENGDLPEGTQIHADLMAFANSLLQAEA, encoded by the coding sequence ATGAGCATCAGCTCTTCTAAACTGATCATTCTGGATCGCGATGGTGTGATCAATGAAGACCGTGATGATTATGTAAAGTCGATTCATGAGTGGGTTCCGCTACCTGGGAGCCTTGAAGCCATCGCCCTACTTAATCAAGCTGGCTATCAGATTGCAGTTGCGACCAACCAATCTGGTTTAGCTCGAGGTTATTTCAATATCAATGATCTCCATGCGATGCATAGCAAAATGGATAAATTACTTCAGCCCTTGGGTGGTCATATTGATAGTATTTTCTTCTGCCCCCACAGTGATGCCCATGCATGCGATTGTCGTAAGCCCCTGCCAGGGATGATGAAAGAAATTGCGCTACGTTATAAAAAAAACGATAGCACTACTCCTTTACTAGGCATACCGATCGTGGGCGATTCATTACGCGATCTACAGGCAGGTATTGCACTTGGTGCCAGCCCTCACTTAGTATTAACCGGTAAAGGGCGTAAGACTTTGGAAAATGGTGATCTACCTGAAGGTACGCAAATTCATGCAGATCTCATGGCATTTGCGAACAGTCTTCTACAGGCAGAGGCTTAA
- a CDS encoding lysophospholipid acyltransferase family protein produces the protein MIFLRSTLFTLFLLIFTPIWSILCILVFPFLNPENRYRFIGFWNKVVIWLLQPLCGIRYEIRGMENMMAVLDQPVVVLSKHQSAYETIAYIALLPKQLCFVFKRELLWIPFFGWALALLKMIHINRASKETAALSVVSQGRKRLSEGKWIMLFPEGTRTPTGSHQPYSKGGARLASATEALVIPIAHNAGRCWPKNRFIKQPGTVIFSIGPAIASAGKTGGQLHQEVEKWIEAEMRVIDPTAYL, from the coding sequence ATGATATTTTTACGCTCTACTCTCTTTACTCTATTCCTACTGATCTTCACTCCTATCTGGTCAATTCTTTGTATCCTCGTCTTTCCTTTTTTAAATCCCGAGAATCGTTACCGCTTTATTGGTTTTTGGAATAAGGTAGTGATCTGGCTCTTGCAGCCCCTCTGCGGTATTCGTTATGAAATCCGTGGCATGGAAAATATGATGGCTGTTTTAGATCAACCTGTAGTTGTTTTAAGTAAACATCAGTCTGCTTATGAAACTATTGCCTACATCGCCTTACTACCTAAGCAGTTGTGCTTTGTCTTTAAGCGCGAGTTGCTGTGGATTCCTTTCTTTGGATGGGCCTTAGCCTTACTAAAAATGATTCACATTAATCGGGCTAGTAAAGAAACAGCTGCACTCTCAGTAGTAAGTCAGGGACGTAAACGCTTAAGCGAGGGTAAATGGATCATGCTATTCCCGGAGGGTACAAGGACCCCTACTGGCTCTCATCAGCCCTATAGCAAGGGGGGCGCAAGGCTTGCGAGTGCTACTGAAGCCTTAGTCATTCCGATTGCTCATAATGCAGGTCGCTGCTGGCCCAAGAATCGTTTTATAAAGCAGCCCGGAACCGTGATTTTTTCCATCGGGCCGGCGATTGCATCTGCAGGAAAAACCGGTGGGCAACTACATCAAGAAGTAGAAAAATGGATTGAAGCAGAAATGCGTGTGATTGATCCTACCGCATACCTATAA
- the rsmA gene encoding 16S rRNA (adenine(1518)-N(6)/adenine(1519)-N(6))-dimethyltransferase RsmA: protein MHRARKRFGQNFLQDSGVIYSIVAAINPSSNMYLMEIGPGLGALTKPLLSNLDRLDLLEIDRDLVAYWNQENLPGLNVIEGDALQFDFLAWAKARPPQSSLCKVVGNLPYNISSPLLFHLVSAAHVIDEQVFMLQAEVVERMVSKAGGSEFSRLSVMLQARYEMELILEVPPEAFDPQPKVNSAVVRMIPRQDFNLNSEQWRALEKVVAAAFSQRRKMLRTNLSAFADRLALSESELKARAQDIPVERYMEWAKILAT from the coding sequence ATGCATCGTGCCCGTAAGCGTTTTGGACAAAACTTTTTGCAAGATTCTGGAGTAATTTACTCGATCGTGGCGGCAATCAATCCCAGCAGCAATATGTATCTCATGGAGATTGGTCCTGGTCTAGGCGCACTAACAAAGCCCTTGCTGAGTAACTTAGATCGCTTGGATCTCCTCGAGATAGATCGCGATTTAGTAGCTTATTGGAATCAAGAAAATCTTCCAGGACTCAATGTGATTGAGGGCGATGCACTCCAATTTGATTTTTTAGCGTGGGCAAAAGCGCGGCCACCTCAAAGTAGTTTGTGTAAGGTAGTAGGTAATTTGCCGTACAACATCTCATCGCCTTTACTGTTTCACTTGGTGTCTGCTGCGCATGTGATTGATGAGCAAGTATTTATGCTCCAGGCCGAAGTTGTAGAGCGTATGGTTTCTAAGGCAGGTGGCTCTGAGTTCAGTAGGCTATCGGTGATGCTCCAGGCTCGCTATGAGATGGAACTTATTTTGGAGGTTCCCCCTGAGGCTTTTGATCCTCAGCCTAAAGTAAATTCAGCAGTAGTGCGGATGATTCCACGACAAGACTTTAATTTAAACAGTGAGCAGTGGCGTGCATTAGAAAAGGTAGTGGCAGCAGCCTTCTCGCAAAGAAGAAAAATGCTGCGTACGAATTTATCTGCCTTTGCAGACAGACTAGCTCTATCGGAGTCAGAATTAAAGGCGCGCGCCCAAGATATTCCGGTCGAGCGATATATGGAATGGGCCAAAATTTTGGCTACCTAA